One Streptomyces sp. RPA4-2 genomic window carries:
- a CDS encoding MIP/aquaporin family protein produces the protein MSTVPSRARRVSPARAVDEFVLATALLFLAVTAVRWLRDPGSVLCVADLDVAITVIGAFSGIVLTVLILTPPGRRSGGHMNPAVTVSLWLMGAFPGRGVLPYVLAQLAGSAAGTGLARLVWGRPVTLPSVDYAAIGPAPAWQPSAVFLAEAGGMAAIVLVVGFLMAHTRFSHLLPYAIGLSVALVITLLGTRSGGSVNPARQLGPAVLAGRTEDLWIYLVAPVLGAALGAWLDRLLGRLRRRLPAGATRVAASVDPSGEGGVPAFAVNGHAALRAPGRATAPTPPISVQDGHSSDRKG, from the coding sequence GTGAGTACCGTTCCCTCTCGCGCGCGCCGGGTGTCGCCGGCCCGTGCCGTCGACGAGTTCGTGCTCGCCACCGCCCTGCTGTTCCTCGCGGTGACGGCGGTACGGTGGCTGCGCGATCCGGGCTCCGTGCTCTGCGTCGCCGACCTCGACGTCGCGATCACGGTCATCGGCGCCTTCAGTGGGATCGTCCTCACCGTGCTCATCCTCACCCCGCCGGGGAGACGCAGCGGGGGCCACATGAATCCGGCCGTGACGGTCTCCCTGTGGCTGATGGGCGCCTTCCCGGGGCGCGGCGTCCTGCCCTATGTGCTGGCGCAACTCGCGGGCTCCGCCGCGGGAACGGGGCTGGCGCGCCTGGTGTGGGGGCGCCCGGTGACCCTCCCGTCCGTCGACTACGCCGCGATCGGGCCCGCGCCCGCCTGGCAGCCCTCGGCCGTCTTTCTCGCCGAGGCGGGAGGCATGGCGGCCATCGTCCTCGTCGTCGGGTTCCTCATGGCCCATACCCGCTTCTCACACCTGCTGCCGTACGCCATCGGACTGTCCGTCGCGCTGGTGATCACCCTGCTCGGTACCCGCAGCGGGGGCTCGGTCAACCCGGCCCGCCAGCTCGGGCCCGCCGTGCTCGCCGGCCGGACCGAGGACCTGTGGATCTATCTGGTGGCGCCGGTCCTGGGAGCCGCGCTCGGCGCCTGGCTCGACCGCCTCCTCGGACGGCTCCGGCGGCGCCTTCCCGCAGGTGCGACGCGGGTGGCGGCGAGTGTCGACCCGTCGGGCGAGGGCGGTGTCCCCGCCTTCGCCGTGAACGGGCACGCCGCCCTTCGCGCGCCGGGCCGGGCTACAGCTCCCACTCCACCCATATCAGTACAAGATGGACACTCATCCGATCGAAAGGGCTGA
- a CDS encoding NAD(P)-dependent oxidoreductase, which yields MNILVAGATGAVGRLLVPLLLKEGHQVTGVSRTPEGVERVRRQGASAVQADAFDRDALRRVMAATAPDAVIHQLTALSDADGETTNRLRREGTRNLVDAARSAGVERIVAQSISWAYVPGETPADETEPLDLGAAEPRRGMVEGIRALEETAAEMETCVALRYGILYGPGTWYAPGGAVAAALAGDPNARLLANLEADLSVTSFVHVADAARATVAALGWPSGPVNIVDDEPAEGRQWLPVLAAALGVPAPEERTGRQNEARGASNERARSRGWEPEHTTWRYGFAAQDV from the coding sequence ATGAACATCCTGGTTGCCGGTGCGACCGGCGCAGTGGGCCGACTCCTCGTCCCTTTGCTGCTGAAAGAAGGACATCAGGTCACGGGAGTCTCCCGTACGCCCGAGGGGGTGGAACGAGTACGACGGCAGGGCGCGTCAGCCGTCCAGGCGGACGCGTTCGACAGGGACGCCCTGCGACGGGTGATGGCCGCGACCGCTCCGGACGCGGTGATCCACCAGCTCACCGCCCTGTCGGACGCCGACGGGGAGACGACCAACCGGCTACGCCGCGAGGGCACGCGCAATCTCGTGGACGCGGCCAGGTCCGCCGGAGTGGAACGGATCGTCGCTCAGTCGATCTCCTGGGCGTACGTACCGGGGGAGACCCCGGCGGACGAGACCGAACCGCTGGATCTCGGGGCGGCCGAGCCGCGACGAGGGATGGTGGAGGGCATCCGGGCACTGGAGGAGACCGCGGCCGAGATGGAGACCTGCGTGGCCCTGCGCTACGGCATCCTGTACGGCCCGGGTACCTGGTACGCGCCGGGCGGCGCCGTGGCCGCGGCCCTGGCCGGCGACCCGAACGCGCGTCTTCTCGCCAACCTCGAGGCGGATCTCTCGGTGACATCGTTCGTGCACGTCGCCGACGCCGCGAGGGCCACCGTCGCCGCCCTCGGCTGGCCTTCCGGGCCCGTCAACATCGTGGACGACGAGCCGGCCGAGGGCCGCCAGTGGCTGCCGGTCCTGGCAGCCGCCCTCGGTGTGCCCGCACCCGAGGAACGGACAGGACGGCAGAACGAGGCCAGGGGCGCGTCCAACGAACGGGCCCGCTCCCGGGGATGGGAACCCGAACACACGACGTGGCGGTACGGCTTCGCCGCGCAGGACGTCTGA